AATTTGATTTAAGATTTCTTCTGCTTCACCAAAGTAATGGCTTTTCCAGTTGTTTGGATTTGCATACTGGTTAATCCAAACAGCATTTGGTAGTTGTTGGCAGAGCCGTTTTACAGTGTCAATTCGGGTTTTTAAATAACCGCCGTTTTGGTCTTTCTCAGAAACCATTTCGATATTGGCTTTATAAAGCTTCAGCATTTGTAAGTTTGCTGAGGCAATTTTCGGGTCAATAACGGCAGTAAATTTTAATCCATATATTTTGCAAGCCATTGCAAGTGCAATCGCTAAGTTCCCTGAAGAGCTTTCAACAATGTGACTATCTTTATTGATCACTCCAGATTTCAGGCCTTCTTGTAGCATGAATAATGCTGGACGGTCTTTAATACTTCCTCCTGGGTTTAACAATTCCATTTTCGCAATCACTGAGACTGATTGATGCGTGAATAGCCTTGATAGTTGTAATAGTGGCGTTTTACCTATGCATTCGAGAATATTTTCATGGATCATGGCAGATCTTCTCAGGTTTTTATGTGTTGTAAATGATAATTATTATTAATTAAATTATTATTACGATTTATGCCAAGATTGTTGCGGTTTGTAAATCAAAAGCATAGTGAGTTATAGGAATTTTCACTAAATTTTTTCGTCTAATTGTTTGAATAACAAAATGTATATTTTACTAAGAATTAAATTAATAAAGTTTTTACATATAAGCAGATAGGCAGAAACTTACTAACTTATAAAAATTGATCACAACGAAAAAAAGATTAATTTGGCTTAGAAAATGAGATAAATAGTTTATGAGTAACGTTTTTTGAACAAGAAACTCTCTCTTAAAGACAAGTTTATTGAAACAAAAAAGCTGCAATTGAATAAAACGAAAACGCCTGATGAGTGAGCCAATAGGTGAAAACTGCATTGAACTATTCGTTTTACCTTTTAAAAAAGGAGCTTTACTTATTGCCTATTTGAATTGAATAAATTGGAATTAATCTAATTTAGCGATTAAGTATTATAGACGTGTTGTATTTATGACGACATATGTAAACAAGTCTAATCTATACAACATGAACACTTTAAAATTATTGAAAATAAAGTTTTAAGGTGTAGAGGTTTGGATTCTTTTAAGTTTTACCGTGATCTTCAAGCTGACTTAAGCAATTATCCTTTGCTAGAAATGTTAGTTTCACTCACAATTTTGATTTTATTTGCTGCGTTGGCAAATTTTATTGCTAAGCGAATTATTGTTCGGGGTATTCGTCACTTAGTGACTAAAATCAAGTCACTCAACCAGTCTGTATTTGCTCAGCATAGTGTTATTAAGCGATTTGCCAACATTGTACCTGCAATTGTCATTATGAATGGGATTACCACCGTTCCGCATCTATCTGAAAAAGCAATTGCTTTGGTGCAGATGGGTGCTCAAGCATTTATTTTCCTGACCATTGCACTCACTATTAGTGAATTATTAAATATATTTAACTTAATCTATCAGCGTAATCCAAAATCGAGAAACAAGCCGATTAAAGGTTATTTGCAACTTGTTAAACTCATCATTTTTGTTGTTTGTGGATTAATGATTTTGGGTACATTCCTTAAAAAGGATGTATTTACCTTACTGGCTGGCTTCGGTGCAATGGCCGCGGTGCTAATGTTAGTTTTCCAAAATACGATTTTGTCATTGGTCGCGAGTGTACAAATTGCCTCTTATGACATGGTACGTATAGGGGACTGGATTGAAATGCCGACACTCAATGCCGATGGTGATGTGATTGATATTTCATTACATACTGTGACAGTCCAGAACTTTGATAAAACCTACACGACTATTCCTACCAATAAACTGGTTACCGATACCTTTAAAAACTGGCGTGGTATGAGCAATGCTGGATGCCGTCGCATGAAGCGTTCGCTTTATATTGATCAGACTAGCGTGCACTTCATGTCTGAAGAAGAGCAGCAAAAACTCAAAGACTTCCTGTTACTAGATCAGTACCTCGATGCGAAGCAATCTGAAATTGAAGAGTTCAATAAACATTTAGGTAACCAGTCACGTTATAACAAAAGACGTTTAACTAATATCGGAACTTTTAGAGCCTATGTTGAGTTCTACTTACGCCAGCATAAAGGTATTGCTCAGAACCAAACCCTTATTGTTCGTCAGTTACAACCGACGAGTGAAGGTCTTCCATTAGAAATCTATGCCTTTACCAATACCACGGCATGGGTTTCGTATGAAGCAATTCAGTCAGATATTTTCGATCATCTTATTGCGATTTTGCCTGAGTTTGGTCTAAGAGTGTACCAAGCACCGTCTGGTCATGACTTTCAAAAACTAACAGTCGAATAATCAACTGGCAGAATGCTATCTTCCTTGAATTTTCAAATAGATAGCATTCTTTTAATATTTTTATACATTAATTTATAATTATTCTTGGAAAATTATTATTAAATAGCGGTATAAATTTACTATAAAGGTTATACGCGTTTTATAACTTTGAAAGATTAATTTTTAGCCAAACTCGATTTAAAATCTTTAGGAGTAGGGTTTAAGTAACAAATTTGACACTTTGAACAAAGAAAATACTAAATGTTTAAGAATAACAAACAATAAAGTTGCTTTACTAAAATTTGTTAGGTGAGTTGGAGTGTTTGAATGGCTACAGCAATAGAGAACAGAGCTAGACAACTTAAAAACGCAAAACGTGGAGGATATGCGCCAACCATTGCCAAAGACGTAAACAAACATAAGGTACAAAAAATAAGGAGAGCTCTAGACGAAGCCCGGCGATATGTGAGTGAATTAGATGATGAAACAGTTATTTTTGACGATCAAGACGCAAGGCAAAAGGCTGAAGGAGCCAAAGCAATTATTGAAATGTTTGAAGCAGCGCTAAGTAGTGCGTGAGTCACTTCAAACTAAAGCATAAACTATAAGAAGACCTTGCTGATGACGTGGTTAAACATTTAGTTTCTAGACTAAACAATCTCGTTATTCAGCAAGGCAGTAAAAAAAATACTTCAAATATGGCTATATTCTCTTTTTAGATAAGACCTCACTTAAAATCTAAGTCAAATAATATTATTGATGAGATTAATTTTTTAGAAAATTATTACCAACTATGAGATATTCCCGCACTTAAAATGCGACAGATTTTGCATTTTATTCAATTGCTGCGGCCTATTATGGAAGTAAGTTGCATAACTCTCTTACTGCTTACATTTGGCAATTCAACACTTACATGTTGCAATGATATATCCATCATACTTTCCTAAAAATCTGATTTACCACCAAGGTCAGAATAAGAGGGAAGGAACCATGCCAAAATTTTTATTAATCGCCGAGAAGGTCTATAAAAAATTTGAAGAAGATAAATTATTCTCTGACAATCTGATTGAACAACTGAATAATTTAGTCAGCATTATTCGAAAAGAGATAAAAGGCACCCCCTGTAAACTCAAATACAATTTTATAGATTTTGAAGAATGCCTAAGTAAACCCTTAAATGAATGCACAATTAAACTCGATATGAGCTTAATGCCTAAATATAAAAATAAGGGTGAATATATTATGTGGTTAGCGAGCTTTATTGAAAGGATCACAATTGGAGGACAATCAAAACTTCCCCCACTTTCTAGTATCGTACCCCTGATTTTAGTGTAAAAAAAGATAGTGAATTGATATCTGAAAATAAAAAGAAAGTATCGGAAGAAAATGTGAAGTTAATTGAAAATTACTTTAATTCGGAGGAGTACAAGAAAAATAATAAAAAAATAAATCTGATTTAAACGATATAAAAGTGTGTGTCCACCGCACTTTTATAATCGCTGGAAAATTTCAGCAACCGCCTTCTGGGGCGGTTTTCTTTTATATGATTAATTTACTTTATTTGATCGCGGTAGTCTTATAATATGCATTTTTAAAATAGCATCAGCGAAAATTAAACATTATGAAATTAAAAATTTTTATCTTGGGTTTACTTGCTTGTGCCAATTGTATGGCCGCATCAAAGTTAAGTTTTGAAGAAGAATATTATGGTTTTTTAGAAAAAATCCATACAATACAATCGCAAAGAGATAATTTTATAAAGAAAAATGCGAATAAAAATTTAAATAACTCTCAAAAGAAGAAGTTAGATTCAATAGAATGTACCTATATGCAGTCTGAATTAAAATATGATGAATTTCTTGTCGCTCGATTTAAGGAATATAAAGCCTTTATGAAAAAATCTGGTCAAGAAGTATCGAGTGATAAAGAATTAATTAAAACGGATATTGAGTCTTTAAAAGAAGAAATAAACAGTCCTGATGGGAAGTGTAAATAAGAAGAAGCACCGATAAAGGTGCTTTTTTATGAGAAATTTCTGATCAGAATAAATGAAAGTAAATTATTGTATTTTTAACACCATATACATACTTAAACAATTAGAACCAAAAAACTTCCATCATTTATGTGAATAGCATGTTAAGTTTTTCTACACATATAGAAAAATCAGGAAAGGATTTAAACATGAAATGTTCATATCAAGATTTGGATGGAAATAGAGTGGAAGTGACTTGTGAAAGTTATATACACATACCATCAGGTGCAGTTGGAAATAAAGCAGGATGGAATAATCGGTCGCAGGACCTAATACATATCACCGAAGATTTTAGCTTTTTTAAAAAAACCGAAGCTGATTCAATACCACTATATCGCTTTGCTGTAGATAATAATTACAATGTTTTTAATAGTGATGAGCTACCGGCTTTGGCTCAAATTGGTACTGATTGGAAAATTCTCGATTAATAATTTTTGAATTGTTGTGTAGTCACACCAGCCAATTCTCAAATATTTTGTAAATTTATCAAATAGTAAATATTTAATTAAACTCAATAAATGTATTATAGATTAGTAAAGTTAAACATAGTCTAAATAATTGTAGGCCGTTTTAGACTAATGATTGAATATATAGAGAGAAAGGATATGAAGCGTCTTATAGCATTATTTTTATTACCTTATGCTACAGGTACATTCGCTCAAGAACCGTTCGAAGTGACTAAAAGCTGTTTTATCGTGAATGGAAAAAATAGTACTGAGACTTGCTTACTTTCTACTACAAATAACTCAACTTCTAACTTTGAAAGATTGACTTTCCCAAATAGCAAAGTATTTATCAAAGAATCAATGATTTGTGCAAATGAAGATTCATGCGTGTCTGTGGGAAATAATTTATATACCTTAAAAGATGCAACTGTATATTATCGGGATTTAAAAACCAAAAAAATTATTGAAACTCCTGAAAAGGATTCATGGACGTGTTTTAAGCAACCACATGATAAGTTAGATTTTTGTGTTTCTTACAATTAATTAGATGTTCTAAATCTTCAAGATACTTTGTCATTTTACATTTCGATGCGAACAGTACAAAAAAGTCTATAAACCTATGCTGATCGTAATATGGATAGCCAGTATTTATGGGTGAATCAATTGACATTGTATGAGGTAAGATATGACTAAAATTATAGCTACCCTAGGTTTAGCAGCAATCGTTTCAATCTCTGTTGCAGCTTGTCAAGGTGAGAACGATACCAAGCAGCAAGATAAAACCACCACACCACACTCATTAGATAAAGACTCATAAAGTCTAAAAGCCCATCACATGATGGGCTTTTTCTAATAAGTTTTGATATTTTTTAATGACGTTATTTAGAAAAAAGTGGGTTAGTCATGAACACAAGGCCAACTGAGAAAAATGAGTCATCTTTAGTTTGATTTAATCGATTACCATAACTTGCATTGAACTGAACATTTTCTTTGTACAACATATATTTAATGCCGGTTTGATAAAATGAATCATTGCGATCATTTCCATAAACTTCAGCAGTAATCGTTAAAGGTTTAGTAATCAATGTTTCTGTTCCCACACCCCATGTGGTTTGCTCACGGTGAGTGGTATGTTCTCTTAGCCAACCAACATTGGTATGTAATAAGAAACGGTCATCTAACATAGAAATACTTAAGGGAACATTCACAGTCCAGTCTTTTTCAGAAGTGTGATTGTTATTAATTTGAGTAGAAAATGAAATGCCGAGTCCCCAGTTATTGGTTTCAAGCGGTTTTAAAAGAGTCTTTCCTTGAACTGTCGTATAAGTAGCATTTTCCGTTTCATCAGAAAAATGACGTCCCAGACCTACACCAAATTCAAAATTGCCACCGATATTGCATGAAGGGATGACCCAATATTCTTTATTGCTGGGGTTGTTTTGCATCCATGAATCGAGTTGACAAGAGTGGGGCGAAACTAAAGAGGCATCATCAACCACCATTGGTCGCCCAGCATAACTTGAAACAAATACTAAGTAAGCACCTAAAAAGACAACTGATTTTTTAAAATTAAGAAATAGCATTGATCTGACCCCAATACATCAAGGAGCACATGCAAGCATTTGCTAGTCTTTAAAAGAAATGATTAATAAGAAACAAAACAAGGAGGCGACTCTCTAAAATCCACAAGAGAGCCAGAGCTTTAGTGGATACTTAGATATAAGTCGATGATTTAATCCTATCAATCGAGCAAGTACTCACAATGAAGCCCCTAAAAATTCGTTGGGCGGATTCTAAGGTGGTTTTATTGAACTGGCAAGTTAAAGTTTAATGACATTTGCTTTTGCTTAAGGAGGAAGTGGTTTACAAACCCAAACGCTACTTATCAAAACTATACATAATGTAAAATTTGATAAAAATTATATTGAATATAATTATTTAAAAATAATTTTGAGGATTAAAAATGAAAAAAATCATAAAAACTCTATTATTATCTGGTTTGATTTCATCTCTACCATTATCTGTAATTGCTAGGAATATTGAAAATAAAGTAACTTTTTTACAAGGGTCTGATCAAACATCTTTAACGGGAAAGCTTCAGGGTTATAGTGACATTAGATATCGAATCTCTGCAAAAAGCGGTCAAGTTTTAAAATTTAATATTAATAGTTATAGTAACTTAGCTTATATTAATATTTTTTCTCCAGGCCAAAAGCCAGGTAAAGATAAGCCGTTATTAATTGGTTCAACTATGGGGTCTACAGGGCAAGTCATATTACCGGTCGATGGTGATTATATTATTCAGGTTTATCAAATGCGAAATACTGTTCGAAATAATAGAATCGTATCTTTTAGTTTGAATCTTCAAATATTAGATAATAAAAATATAAAATAATAATTAAGAAGTTTATATAAAAGCTCTAAATTTAAGAGCTTTTATATAATGATAAAAATAAAATAGTTTTATACTAAATAAATTGACTCATCAATTCCGCATTTTTCTACAAAAGTTAAATCGTGAGAGACTAATAGGACTGCGCCTTCATAACTGGAAATAGCTTGTGCAAATAGTTCTCTCGATTCAATGTCTAGATGGTTTTCTGGCTCATCAAGCAATAAAAGTTCAGGCATAGGCTGAGCATGGCTTAAACCTAATAAAGCCACTTTCAACTTCTCACCGCCACTGAGCTGAGCTAAAGGATAGGTGCCTTTATCACCACGAATTCTAAGTTGACCTAATAGGTTTCTCCACTCTAACTCAGAGATATTGGGGTTAATATGCCTTAGGTTTTCAACAGCAGATTTATTCTCTAGCAAAAAGCTAAAATTTTGGTCTAGATAAAAGCAATTTACAAACAACTTAATTGCATCTATAGGAGTTACTATGGATTGATTAATTTGTTTAAGCAAAGTTGATTTCCCAATACCATTGCGGCCAGCCAAATGAATTTTTTGACCTGCTTTTAAAGCTAAATTGATAGGTTGTTGTGTCCCATAACTTAGCTTCAAGTCCTGAATTCTAAGAATTTCTCCTGATCGTTTTTGAAATGACGGAAATATAAACTGCTGTGGCTTAACGGTTTCAAGGAGTAATTTCTTATCTTTTAAGTCTTGCTGGCTATGTTCAATTTGACGTTGATGCTGAGACTGAATTGCACCAAAGCTTTGTCCAGCCTGTTCTTTTTTAAAATCTAGCAAAATTTTAGCTTGTGAGTTCGATTCACGAAGTTTATTTCCAGCACGCTCACGTTTTTGTGCTTTCATTAAGACTTCATGTTGCTTTTGCTTCATGTGCTTAACTTCGCGTTGATGTTGCTGTACTGACTGCTCTAACGCTTCAATTTGAGACTGATATTCCTCATGAAATTTTTCATAATTTCCTGTTGTGTGGTGCAAGCCATGTTCATTTAAGTAATAAATATGATCTACTTCATTTAACAAGGCGAGCTCGTGACTAATAATAAGCGCGCCTGCTGGATGTTTCTTTAAATGAGTCATTAACCATTCTCTAGCCTCTTGATCGAGATGGTTACTTGGTTCATCAAGTAGTAGGTAGTGATCTGTCTTTAAAAATAATGTCGCTAAAGCTAACTTGGTTTTTTGTCCTTCGCTTAGCTGCGAAACAGGAAAGTCTAATTCGGTTGGTAAGTGGGCAGATCGCAATAACGCCTCCCAAACATTGGGCAGGTCCCATTTACCATCTAACAAATCATAATCATCAAACTCAGCGTTACCTTGTTCAACTCTTCTGAAAGCTTGGTATAAATGATCGATCTCTAATGCTTCTGCAATTGTGGAGCAGTGAAGACGGTTTAACTGAGATAAATATGCATGCTTGCTATGCCAAGTGATCTGGCCATTTATATGTATTTCTCCTGTTGGCGAAATCTCTTGAAGCAATTGCATCAGGAGTGATTTACCTTGACCATTACGGCCAATTAAAGCGGATACTTGGTGGCAATCAAGTGAAAAATTTAGCTCTTTAAACATCACTTTCGAGGGAAATTCTAAAGTGAGTTGTGATATTACACATGCCTGCTGAGTCATAAAAAAACCTCATAAATACAGGATGTACAAAATAGGAAGGTTAAGCTTTAAATAAAGACGTTAAGTCACAAAAAAATAGTCTATTTTGCACATCAAAAAAATAAAAAAATGATGAGAAAAAAAGACTTACTTCATTGGCGTGACTCACAAAAACAGAAAAATTGATGACAGTATTCTATAACAGTTTTTAATCTGTGTAAAACTTATGCATTTTGATGAAGAAAAGCCTAATCTAATGATTAGGCTTTTACTTAAAATGAAGAGTTTACTCTTTTACAACCAATACTTGGATTTTGGTATTGTTTAGAACATCTTGCGCAAAGCTACCCAAAATAAGTTTTTGAAAACCTTTACGGCCATGAGAACCAATAACAATCAGATCTGATCCTAATTCTTCAACTGCTTTAAGAATGCCATCAGATGAGATTTCACCTTGAATAATTTGTGTTTCGGCATCGACACCTTCTCCTGCACATAAGGCTTTTACCTTAGCAAGTGTTTTTTCTGCATTAGCGCGAGCTTCCACAAAATAATCTTTTACAACAGGGGAGATATAATAAAAATCGACACCACTAAACGGGTCTACTGCAACAAGACTAATCGCTGTAAGTTTACTGCCAAAAGCTTTAGCAAGGTGTGCAGCTTGTTTTGCTGCTGCCAATGAAATTTCTGAACCATCTACTGGGACAATAATATGTTGGTAATTCATAAAGTTATTCCTCTTATTTACAATTGTTATATGTATGAAGCTTTTCTTACTTTAAGAGTATCATATTTGTTTAAAGGTAGAAATCAATTCAATTAAGTAGAATTGAAATTAAATTACAAATAACTATACAATTGATTATTAAATATTTTTTAGACCAAGAATACTAAATATATTTAATCTTAAAAAAAGCTTTATTTTTAGTTCAAGCTTACAAAAAATTACCTTTCATATTTTTGTCATACATAAAACGTATAACAAAATTATATAGCGAGGGGGAATGAATCAGATGGCAGATTTAACAGTAAAAAAAGTAAGTAAGCTTATTGAAGAATTTCGCCAAACAGGTAAAGAACCGGAAAAGTTGGTGATCGGATATAAAACTTATGCACGACTGATGGCAGATGACAAATTTGCTGAAAAAGTTGTCCCTTCACTTGAAAACTCAAAAGACCGTTTATATAAAAATCTAAAAATAAAACTTATCACTGAAAAGCATTATTTTGAAGTCAAATAACTAATAAATGTAACATTTATCACGTTTATTCTTTTTTATTAACATTTAGCAAGATTAATTAACATATTGTTTTTGAGTTAATACAAATAAGGTGTGTATTCAACATTTGAGAACAGTATTTATTGCTAAAAACGCTAGAATGAGTTGATTTTATCGTAAATGGTTGAATAAACTGAATGTTTAAGTTAATTATAGTTTTATTTTATCTCATCGCTATTCTAGGTTTTTTATCTATACTTGGTGGTATATTAACACTCAGTATATTTCTGATTATTATTGGTTTAGGACTCATCTGCGCTGCATTATTATTGAAAAAAGAATTTAAGATTGATGTTATGTTTTGGAAATAATTGGCTGTTATATATCACTAATTTAATAAAAATAATTAAATCACCTCATGTCGAGTGAGGTGTTATAAAATATTTAAAAACGAAATATATTATTTTAATTTAAACTGCTGTTTATAAATTGCATAAATCTTTATTACAATTCTAAATAAAACAAAAAATTAAAAGTAAGTTTAAGTATTTAAAAATAAAAAGATTTCCTTTAGGATGAAAATATATGGATTGATCTCTTTGGTATTAGACAAACAATAACAAAAGTGAGGTGTGCACATGACTTATAAATACGAGTATGCAGGGTTTTGGGTTAGATTTGGTGCAATGATTATTGATAGCCTTATTCTTTTTTTAGCGATTATTCCAGCCGCATGGATTTTTTACCGTGGCGATTACGATCTGATATTTGCTACAGGCTTGAGTACTAAACCTCAAAACTATGGGTTTGACCTCATCATAAATTATGTTTTTCCATTTTTGT
This window of the Acinetobacter sp. XH1741 genome carries:
- a CDS encoding universal stress protein; the encoded protein is MNYQHIIVPVDGSEISLAAAKQAAHLAKAFGSKLTAISLVAVDPFSGVDFYYISPVVKDYFVEARANAEKTLAKVKALCAGEGVDAETQIIQGEISSDGILKAVEELGSDLIVIGSHGRKGFQKLILGSFAQDVLNNTKIQVLVVKE
- a CDS encoding DNA breaking-rejoining protein, whose protein sequence is MKKIIKTLLLSGLISSLPLSVIARNIENKVTFLQGSDQTSLTGKLQGYSDIRYRISAKSGQVLKFNINSYSNLAYINIFSPGQKPGKDKPLLIGSTMGSTGQVILPVDGDYIIQVYQMRNTVRNNRIVSFSLNLQILDNKNIK
- the sbnA gene encoding 2,3-diaminopropionate biosynthesis protein SbnA, which translates into the protein MIHENILECIGKTPLLQLSRLFTHQSVSVIAKMELLNPGGSIKDRPALFMLQEGLKSGVINKDSHIVESSSGNLAIALAMACKIYGLKFTAVIDPKIASANLQMLKLYKANIEMVSEKDQNGGYLKTRIDTVKRLCQQLPNAVWINQYANPNNWKSHYFGEAEEILNQIDRKIDYLVIGASTSGTIMGVSRRLKERFPELKVIAVDIVGSVLFGGTSGPREIPGIGASTVPPLLSPNEIDDVIYVDDYESALGCRELLEHEGIFAGGSSGSSISAIKKLIPTIPDGSCVLTLLPDRGDRYLDLVYEDEWFEMIKKRHFNRNVRRQENLTLQNVV
- a CDS encoding mechanosensitive ion channel domain-containing protein; its protein translation is MDSFKFYRDLQADLSNYPLLEMLVSLTILILFAALANFIAKRIIVRGIRHLVTKIKSLNQSVFAQHSVIKRFANIVPAIVIMNGITTVPHLSEKAIALVQMGAQAFIFLTIALTISELLNIFNLIYQRNPKSRNKPIKGYLQLVKLIIFVVCGLMILGTFLKKDVFTLLAGFGAMAAVLMLVFQNTILSLVASVQIASYDMVRIGDWIEMPTLNADGDVIDISLHTVTVQNFDKTYTTIPTNKLVTDTFKNWRGMSNAGCRRMKRSLYIDQTSVHFMSEEEQQKLKDFLLLDQYLDAKQSEIEEFNKHLGNQSRYNKRRLTNIGTFRAYVEFYLRQHKGIAQNQTLIVRQLQPTSEGLPLEIYAFTNTTAWVSYEAIQSDIFDHLIAILPEFGLRVYQAPSGHDFQKLTVE
- a CDS encoding ATP-binding cassette domain-containing protein, which encodes MTQQACVISQLTLEFPSKVMFKELNFSLDCHQVSALIGRNGQGKSLLMQLLQEISPTGEIHINGQITWHSKHAYLSQLNRLHCSTIAEALEIDHLYQAFRRVEQGNAEFDDYDLLDGKWDLPNVWEALLRSAHLPTELDFPVSQLSEGQKTKLALATLFLKTDHYLLLDEPSNHLDQEAREWLMTHLKKHPAGALIISHELALLNEVDHIYYLNEHGLHHTTGNYEKFHEEYQSQIEALEQSVQQHQREVKHMKQKQHEVLMKAQKRERAGNKLRESNSQAKILLDFKKEQAGQSFGAIQSQHQRQIEHSQQDLKDKKLLLETVKPQQFIFPSFQKRSGEILRIQDLKLSYGTQQPINLALKAGQKIHLAGRNGIGKSTLLKQINQSIVTPIDAIKLFVNCFYLDQNFSFLLENKSAVENLRHINPNISELEWRNLLGQLRIRGDKGTYPLAQLSGGEKLKVALLGLSHAQPMPELLLLDEPENHLDIESRELFAQAISSYEGAVLLVSHDLTFVEKCGIDESIYLV